One genomic window of Candidatus Rokuibacteriota bacterium includes the following:
- a CDS encoding class I SAM-dependent methyltransferase: MSESVGPAPVPDAADVDGVIQSVRFELYRENIYGALEIVEAAHAARPDPRYAEQAARIRSWLGHLQSREAYVLAQEQQYKGLRWKLGLKLLEKRIRMLSGKKTRKMIERRGRDPEFQELEREVDAVKPRRVLDAGSGEGGVAMALCARHPELAVDGVEVSFTNVRIARQLNRWKTASFREGLAEEVHEYFEPGRFDLAYSFAVLEHVRDVNVTVRSILTVLRPGGRFCFVVPMHEFRARGPIPDYRPVHGYADHCRVFSEADLRRRWGGEPGFRVVKIPGAWKHGEIPDCFEPVEFGSFFVSFAKA, encoded by the coding sequence ATGAGCGAGTCCGTCGGGCCCGCGCCGGTCCCCGACGCCGCAGACGTGGACGGCGTCATCCAAAGCGTGCGCTTCGAGCTCTACCGCGAGAACATCTACGGCGCGCTGGAGATCGTGGAGGCGGCGCATGCCGCGCGCCCCGACCCGCGCTACGCCGAGCAGGCGGCGCGTATCCGATCGTGGCTCGGCCACCTGCAAAGCCGCGAAGCCTACGTCCTTGCCCAGGAGCAGCAGTACAAGGGCCTCCGCTGGAAGCTGGGGCTCAAGCTCCTGGAGAAGCGGATCCGCATGCTGTCCGGGAAGAAGACCCGCAAGATGATCGAGCGGCGCGGCCGCGACCCGGAGTTCCAGGAGCTCGAGCGCGAGGTCGACGCCGTGAAGCCGCGGCGCGTGCTCGACGCCGGCAGCGGTGAGGGCGGCGTGGCGATGGCCCTCTGCGCGCGCCACCCGGAGCTCGCGGTGGACGGCGTCGAGGTATCCTTCACGAACGTCCGGATCGCCCGGCAGCTCAACCGCTGGAAGACGGCGTCTTTCCGCGAGGGCCTGGCCGAGGAGGTCCACGAATACTTCGAGCCCGGCCGCTTCGACCTGGCGTACTCGTTCGCCGTCCTCGAGCACGTCCGCGACGTGAACGTGACGGTCCGCTCCATCCTGACCGTCCTCAGGCCGGGTGGGCGCTTTTGCTTCGTGGTCCCGATGCACGAGTTCCGCGCCCGGGGCCCGATCCCCGACTACCGGCCCGTGCACGGCTACGCCGACCACTGCCGGGTCTTCAGCGAGGCCGACCTCCGGCGGCGCTGGGGCGGCGAGCCGGGATTCCGGGTGGTCAAGATCCCCGGCGCGTGGAAGCATGGCGAGATCCCGGACTGCTTCGAGCCTGTCGAGTTCGGCTCTTTCTTCGTCTCTTTCGCCAAGGCCTGA
- a CDS encoding LLM class flavin-dependent oxidoreductase, with product MPLVGVLDQSPIRTGGTAAEAVAETVELAQACERWGYHRYWLAEHHASRGLAGSTPEVLVAHVAARTSRIRVGSGGVMLSHYSALKVAENFRMLETLYPGRIDLGIGRAPGSDPRTARALAHGPGTLGIEHFPAQIGNLLGFLRNDLPQGHPFRGIRAMPDGPTTPELWLLGSSDEGAALAARFGTAFAFAHFINDEGGAEVTRAYAARFRPGVLEAPRASVAVFALAADTEAEAQRLAKSRDLWITRLYTGRPGAFPSAEEAETYPYTEQELAIVHHARRRTIAGTPEQVRDRLLALAGAYGAAELMIVAITFDFKARLRSYQLLAEAFGLDPSADRPGGE from the coding sequence GTGCCTCTCGTCGGCGTGCTCGACCAGTCGCCCATTCGCACCGGCGGCACCGCCGCCGAGGCCGTCGCGGAGACGGTCGAGCTGGCGCAAGCCTGCGAGCGCTGGGGCTACCATCGCTACTGGCTCGCGGAGCACCATGCAAGCCGCGGCCTCGCCGGCTCGACCCCGGAGGTGCTCGTGGCGCACGTGGCCGCGCGCACCTCGCGCATCCGCGTCGGCTCGGGCGGTGTCATGCTCAGCCACTACAGCGCGTTGAAAGTGGCGGAAAACTTCCGGATGCTGGAGACGCTTTACCCCGGGCGCATCGACCTGGGAATCGGGCGCGCGCCCGGCAGTGACCCGCGGACGGCGCGAGCGCTCGCCCACGGGCCCGGCACGCTCGGCATCGAGCACTTTCCGGCCCAGATAGGTAACCTCCTCGGTTTCTTGCGAAACGACCTGCCGCAGGGCCATCCCTTCCGCGGTATCCGCGCCATGCCCGACGGCCCGACCACGCCCGAGCTGTGGCTGCTCGGCTCGAGCGACGAGGGGGCGGCACTCGCGGCCCGCTTCGGCACGGCGTTCGCCTTTGCCCACTTCATCAACGACGAGGGAGGCGCCGAGGTGACCCGCGCGTACGCCGCGCGCTTCCGTCCCGGGGTGCTCGAGGCGCCGCGGGCGAGCGTCGCAGTCTTCGCGCTGGCCGCCGACACCGAAGCCGAGGCGCAGCGGCTCGCGAAGAGCCGCGACCTGTGGATCACGCGCCTCTACACGGGCCGCCCCGGCGCGTTCCCGTCGGCCGAGGAGGCCGAGACGTACCCGTATACCGAACAGGAGTTGGCCATCGTCCACCACGCGAGACGGCGCACCATCGCGGGCACGCCCGAGCAGGTGCGCGACCGGCTCCTCGCCCTCGCCGGCGCGTACGGGGCGGCCGAGCTCATGATCGTGGCCATCACATTCGACTTCAAAGCGCGCCTGCGCTCCTATCAGCTCCTGGCCGAGGCCTTCGGCCTCGATCCGTCCGCCGACCGGCCGGGCGGGGAGTGA
- a CDS encoding nuclear transport factor 2 family protein: MNLVERFAEAFNRRDVEGLLACFTENATYGDLFYGPHTGHAALRGMFERMFREGRDYRWQMNSIVMDAHRAAAEWTFSYTATAAVPRSEGRRVRFSGMSVFDLDGRDLDGGDLDGGDLEGGRIRAYREYADTGVALLQLGFAPESVSKVLSRRLPTA; this comes from the coding sequence GTGAATCTGGTCGAGCGGTTCGCCGAGGCTTTCAACCGCCGTGATGTCGAGGGTCTCCTTGCCTGCTTCACCGAGAACGCGACCTACGGAGACCTCTTCTATGGCCCGCACACCGGGCACGCGGCTCTCCGCGGCATGTTCGAGCGCATGTTCCGCGAGGGCCGCGACTACCGCTGGCAGATGAACTCTATCGTGATGGATGCGCACCGCGCCGCCGCCGAGTGGACCTTCAGCTACACGGCGACCGCGGCCGTGCCGCGAAGCGAGGGGCGCCGCGTCCGGTTTTCGGGCATGAGCGTCTTCGATCTTGACGGCCGGGATCTTGACGGCGGGGATCTTGACGGCGGGGACCTCGAGGGCGGGCGCATCCGCGCGTACCGCGAGTACGCCGACACGGGCGTGGCGCTCCTGCAGCTGGGATTCGCGCCCGAGAGCGTCTCCAAGGTCCTGTCGCGCCGACTCCCCACGGCCTGA
- a CDS encoding sodium-translocating pyrophosphatase has translation MNGTPEAHRRAVWVLPVLLALVVLAAMAGPALDAAWAQGVAAPAQHQGGGEANLKIPDLSQVSFGGMTGRSLLQWGLLVCLLGLGFGMVIFKQLRVLPVHQSMLEISELIYETCKTYLIQQGKFLMILWVFIAIIVTFYFGVLQHFTGQQVSIILFFSLVGIGGSYGVAWFGMRINTFANSRTAFASLRGLAFPVYAIPLRAGMSVGMLLISVELLIMLCILLYVPRDYAGACFIGFAIGESLGASALRIAGGIFTKIADIGSDLMKIVFNIKEDDARNPGVIADCTGDNAGDSVGPSADGFETYGVTGVALISFILLAVPKEMVQVQLLVWIFVMRVMMIVASGASYFINDAMARGRYAHATKMNFEHPLTTLVWITSIVSVALTYLVSWWLIPGLGDGTLWWKLATVITCGTLAGAIIPEFVKVFTSTNSAHVREVVTSAREGGASLDILSGLVAGNFSAYWLGMVVVGLMGTAYLVSREGMAALMVAPAVFAFGLVAFGFLGMGPVTIAVDSYGPVTDNAQSVFELSLIEQIPGIKAELRKDHGFDVNFESAKHMLEENDGAGNTFKATAKPVLIGTAVVGATTMIFSIIVVLTHRLTENLDKLSLLHPPFLLGLITGGAMIYWFTGASIQAVTTGAYRAVEFIKANIKLEGVTKASVTDSKKVVEICTQYAQKGMFNIFLAVFFATLAFAFLEPYFFIGYLISIALFGLYQAVFMANAGGAWDNAKKVVEVDLKEKGTPLHAAAVIGDTVGDPFKDTSSVAMNPIIKFTTLFGLLAVELAVSLTVERGALFTRSLAVVFFVVSVIFVWRSFYKMRIEVEGAGVRKPA, from the coding sequence GTGTAGCCGCCCCCGCCCAGCACCAGGGCGGCGGCGAGGCCAACCTCAAGATCCCGGATCTCTCCCAGGTCAGCTTCGGCGGCATGACCGGCCGCTCGCTGCTCCAGTGGGGCCTGCTCGTCTGCCTCCTCGGTCTCGGGTTCGGGATGGTGATCTTCAAGCAGCTCAGGGTTCTGCCGGTGCACCAGTCCATGCTCGAGATCTCGGAGCTGATCTACGAGACCTGCAAGACGTACCTGATCCAACAGGGCAAGTTCCTGATGATCCTGTGGGTCTTCATCGCGATCATCGTGACGTTCTACTTCGGCGTGCTCCAGCACTTCACGGGCCAGCAGGTCTCGATCATCCTGTTCTTCAGCCTGGTCGGCATCGGGGGCAGCTACGGCGTGGCCTGGTTCGGCATGCGCATCAACACCTTCGCCAACTCGCGCACCGCCTTTGCCAGCCTCAGGGGGCTGGCGTTCCCCGTCTACGCCATCCCGCTGCGCGCCGGCATGAGCGTGGGCATGCTGCTGATCAGCGTGGAGCTGCTGATCATGCTCTGCATCCTGCTCTATGTCCCCCGGGACTACGCGGGCGCCTGCTTCATTGGGTTCGCCATCGGTGAGTCGCTCGGCGCTTCGGCGCTCCGCATCGCGGGCGGCATCTTCACCAAGATCGCCGACATCGGCTCGGACCTGATGAAGATCGTCTTCAACATCAAGGAGGACGACGCGCGCAACCCCGGCGTCATCGCGGACTGCACGGGCGACAACGCGGGCGACTCGGTCGGCCCCAGCGCCGACGGCTTCGAGACCTACGGCGTCACGGGCGTGGCGCTCATCTCTTTCATCCTGCTGGCGGTACCGAAGGAGATGGTCCAGGTCCAGCTCCTGGTCTGGATCTTCGTGATGCGCGTCATGATGATCGTCGCCAGCGGCGCCTCGTACTTCATCAACGACGCGATGGCGCGCGGTCGATACGCGCACGCCACCAAGATGAACTTCGAGCATCCCCTGACCACCCTCGTATGGATTACCTCCATCGTGTCGGTGGCGCTGACGTACCTGGTCTCCTGGTGGCTGATCCCGGGGCTGGGGGACGGCACGCTCTGGTGGAAGCTGGCGACGGTGATCACGTGCGGCACGCTCGCCGGCGCCATCATCCCTGAATTCGTGAAGGTCTTCACCTCGACGAACTCGGCCCATGTGCGCGAGGTCGTGACCTCGGCGCGCGAGGGCGGCGCGTCGCTGGACATCCTGTCGGGGCTCGTGGCGGGGAACTTCAGCGCCTATTGGCTCGGCATGGTGGTCGTGGGGCTCATGGGCACCGCGTACCTGGTCAGCCGGGAGGGCATGGCTGCCCTGATGGTCGCCCCTGCCGTCTTCGCCTTCGGCCTCGTCGCCTTCGGCTTCCTCGGCATGGGCCCCGTCACGATAGCCGTGGACTCCTACGGCCCCGTCACGGACAACGCGCAGTCGGTATTCGAGCTCTCCCTCATCGAGCAGATCCCCGGCATCAAGGCCGAGCTCCGCAAGGACCACGGTTTCGACGTCAACTTCGAATCGGCCAAGCACATGCTCGAGGAGAACGACGGCGCCGGCAACACGTTCAAGGCGACGGCCAAGCCCGTGCTGATCGGCACGGCCGTCGTCGGCGCCACGACCATGATCTTCTCGATCATCGTGGTGCTCACGCACCGCCTGACGGAGAATCTCGACAAGCTCTCGCTCCTCCATCCGCCCTTCCTCCTCGGCCTCATCACGGGCGGGGCGATGATCTACTGGTTCACCGGCGCCTCCATCCAGGCGGTCACGACGGGCGCCTACCGGGCGGTGGAGTTCATCAAGGCCAATATCAAGCTCGAGGGCGTCACCAAGGCATCGGTCACCGACAGCAAGAAAGTCGTCGAGATCTGCACGCAGTACGCCCAGAAGGGCATGTTCAACATCTTCCTGGCCGTGTTCTTCGCGACGCTCGCGTTCGCCTTCCTCGAGCCGTACTTCTTCATCGGCTACCTGATCTCCATCGCGCTCTTCGGCCTCTACCAGGCGGTGTTCATGGCCAACGCCGGCGGCGCCTGGGACAACGCCAAGAAAGTCGTCGAGGTCGACCTCAAGGAAAAGGGCACCCCGCTCCACGCCGCAGCCGTGATCGGCGACACGGTGGGCGATCCGTTCAAGGACACGTCGTCGGTCGCCATGAATCCCATCATCAAGTTCACGACCCTCTTCGGCCTGCTGGCCGTGGAGCTCGCCGTGTCGCTCACGGTCGAGCGCGGCGCCCTGTTCACCCGCAGCCTGGCGGTGGTGTTCTTCGTCGTGTCCGTGATCTTCGTGTGGCGCTCCTTCTACAAGATGCGGATCGAGGTCGAGGGAGCCGGAGTCCGGAAGCCGGCGTGA